A genomic region of Longimicrobiaceae bacterium contains the following coding sequences:
- a CDS encoding gamma-glutamyl-gamma-aminobutyrate hydrolase family protein has product MRPLIAVTTSMGPGGSHQLPHVTLNVQYVTAVEEPGGTALPLTPAHNPQSIERVIDAAHGLLLSGGEDVDPALYGQEPHPELGSVNPPRDTMEMAALQAALRRGIPVLAICRGVQLLNVALGGTLIQDLGSQRPGPLVHEQEAPVLHRWHSATVRLESGLHSIFGRTELFINSFHHQAIDRVAPGLEATAWAEDGIVEGVEGRGHPWMYGVQWHPERGEAEIVGDKRDPDRRLLWAFVDAARQFMAGEGVFAPAAQPGVYPITSAPRRAVR; this is encoded by the coding sequence GTGCGTCCGCTGATCGCCGTCACCACCTCGATGGGCCCGGGAGGCTCGCACCAGCTTCCGCACGTGACGCTGAACGTGCAGTACGTGACGGCCGTCGAAGAGCCCGGCGGCACCGCGCTGCCGCTGACCCCCGCGCACAACCCCCAGTCCATCGAGCGCGTCATCGACGCCGCGCACGGGCTGCTGCTCAGCGGCGGCGAGGACGTGGACCCGGCGCTGTACGGCCAGGAGCCGCACCCGGAGCTGGGCTCGGTCAACCCCCCGCGCGACACCATGGAGATGGCCGCGCTCCAGGCGGCGCTTCGCCGCGGCATCCCCGTGCTCGCCATCTGCCGCGGCGTGCAGCTGCTGAACGTGGCGCTGGGCGGCACGCTCATCCAGGACCTGGGCTCGCAGCGCCCGGGTCCGCTGGTGCACGAGCAGGAGGCGCCCGTCCTGCACCGCTGGCACTCCGCCACGGTTCGCCTCGAGTCCGGCCTGCACTCCATCTTCGGGCGCACCGAGTTGTTCATCAACTCGTTCCACCACCAGGCCATAGACCGCGTGGCGCCCGGCCTGGAGGCCACCGCCTGGGCCGAGGACGGCATCGTGGAGGGCGTGGAGGGCCGCGGCCACCCGTGGATGTACGGCGTGCAGTGGCACCCCGAGCGCGGCGAGGCCGAGATCGTGGGCGACAAGCGCGACCCGGACCGCCGGCTGCTGTGGGCCTTCGTGGACGCCGCACGCCAGTTCATGGCCGGCGAGGGCGTCTTCGCCCCAGCCGCGCAGCCCGGAGTCTACCCCATCACCAGCGCCCCCCGCCGCGCCGTCCGGTAG